A genome region from Streptomyces antimycoticus includes the following:
- a CDS encoding M1 family metallopeptidase translates to MRHHRLLVPGAAAACLLLAIPASAADATPGAPGIGDSYYPSYGNGGYDVSHYDLRLKYQPKTDRLEGTATIVADARQDLSRFNLDFALDVSEVLVGGKKAAFTKTGDHELEITPAAPLTADRPFTVVVRYSGTPSKVVASGFTSWLRTPDGGIAANEPESAWWWFPSNDHPLDKATYDVSVAVPDGTQAISNGTLQSTSSQLGWTRYNWRSGKPQATYLTTLAVGKFDITTDTTANGLPVINAYSKDLGANAGAARASVERSAEIVDWESTVFGPYPFDALGGYVPNVPTGYALETQTRPFYSPKGFAKGANTSLVVHELAHQWFGDSVSLKDWRDIWVNEGFASYAQWLWSEKEGEGTAQELADYTYASYPADDPFWKVEPGNPGPENQFHDAVYDRGALALQALRNHIGDKDFFAILKGWTTENRYGNASVKDFVTYAEKVSGKPLATLFDTWLFTPSKPAAAQARAAELSPAKAPVRPKSWQRIQDTHRTHGR, encoded by the coding sequence GTGCGTCACCACAGACTCCTCGTCCCGGGTGCGGCCGCGGCCTGCCTGCTGCTGGCGATCCCGGCATCGGCGGCCGATGCCACACCGGGCGCCCCCGGCATCGGGGACTCCTACTACCCCTCGTACGGAAACGGCGGGTACGACGTCTCCCATTACGACCTTCGGCTGAAGTACCAGCCGAAGACCGACCGGCTGGAGGGCACGGCGACGATCGTGGCCGACGCCCGGCAGGATCTGTCCCGGTTCAACCTGGACTTCGCGCTCGACGTGAGCGAGGTGCTGGTGGGCGGGAAGAAGGCCGCCTTCACCAAGACCGGCGACCATGAGCTGGAGATCACCCCGGCCGCGCCGCTGACCGCCGACCGCCCCTTCACCGTGGTCGTGCGCTACAGCGGTACCCCCTCGAAGGTGGTGGCGAGCGGGTTCACCTCATGGCTGCGCACCCCGGACGGCGGGATCGCGGCCAACGAGCCGGAATCGGCGTGGTGGTGGTTCCCGAGCAATGACCATCCGCTCGACAAGGCCACCTACGACGTGTCGGTGGCGGTGCCGGACGGAACGCAGGCGATCAGCAACGGCACCCTGCAGTCGACCAGCTCCCAACTGGGCTGGACCCGCTACAACTGGCGCTCCGGCAAGCCGCAGGCCACCTATCTGACCACGCTGGCGGTCGGCAAGTTCGACATCACCACGGACACGACCGCGAACGGTCTGCCGGTGATCAACGCCTACAGCAAGGACCTCGGGGCCAACGCGGGGGCGGCGCGGGCGAGCGTGGAGCGGTCGGCGGAGATCGTGGACTGGGAGTCCACCGTCTTCGGCCCGTACCCCTTCGACGCGCTGGGCGGCTATGTGCCCAATGTGCCCACGGGCTACGCGCTGGAGACCCAGACCCGGCCGTTCTACAGCCCGAAGGGGTTCGCCAAGGGCGCGAACACCTCGCTGGTCGTGCATGAGCTGGCCCATCAGTGGTTCGGCGACAGCGTCTCGCTGAAGGACTGGCGCGACATCTGGGTCAACGAGGGCTTCGCCAGCTACGCCCAGTGGCTGTGGTCCGAGAAGGAGGGCGAGGGCACCGCGCAGGAGCTGGCGGACTACACCTACGCCTCCTACCCGGCCGACGACCCCTTCTGGAAGGTCGAGCCGGGCAACCCGGGGCCGGAGAACCAGTTCCATGACGCCGTGTACGACCGGGGCGCGCTGGCCCTCCAGGCGCTGCGGAACCACATCGGCGACAAGGACTTCTTCGCGATCCTCAAGGGCTGGACGACGGAGAACCGGTACGGAAACGCCTCGGTCAAGGACTTCGTGACCTACGCGGAGAAGGTGTCCGGCAAGCCCCTGGCCACGCTCTTCGACACCTGGCTGTTCACCCCGTCGAAGCCTGCCGCGGCGCAGGCGCGGGCGGCGGAGCTGAGCCCGGCCAAGGCGCCGGTGCGCCCGAAGTCGTGGCAGCGGATCCAGGACACGCACCGCACCCACGGCCGCTGA
- a CDS encoding M14 family metallopeptidase produces the protein MFSRSPLFRSAACGAIGALLTGSFLSAPARAEQRPPRTGFEISHGARWTTQAEEADFLAAVDKSAPRVAVDRIGATAQGRPLRLVRIGAPAAPADPDKAARGNVLLLICSQHGDEPSGREACLSTVRDLAYAKDRRTRRFLERTQVLVVPTANPDGRAADTRGNSDGVDINRDHVALATAESRAMAGVIRDWRPDTVYDLHEYGATVPYYMKDLLALWPRNLNTQDPVHHEARTLSDTYVRPSVEAAGHTTGVYGIWTDPETGEPVKQVAGDGQERILRNTAGVKHSVGLLVETRVDPLTDAEKADPAVNNRRRVGSHLAALNGAFDFITERRGRIEAATTAARLAGYADRGPVYLGGADNEPPEEGTVLQDPPCGYRLDAAQYGEVRDELALHGVTVRPAKGDGGAFVPLRQSARALVPLLLDGRAAYHLTAGQPVDKC, from the coding sequence GTGTTCTCGCGGTCACCCCTCTTCCGCAGCGCCGCCTGCGGCGCGATCGGTGCGCTGCTGACCGGGTCGTTCCTCAGCGCACCCGCGCGGGCCGAGCAGCGTCCGCCGCGTACGGGGTTCGAGATCAGCCATGGCGCACGGTGGACCACCCAGGCCGAGGAGGCGGACTTCCTCGCGGCCGTCGACAAGTCCGCCCCGCGCGTGGCCGTCGACCGGATCGGCGCCACCGCGCAGGGGCGGCCGCTGCGGCTGGTGCGGATCGGCGCCCCGGCCGCACCCGCCGACCCGGACAAAGCGGCGCGCGGCAACGTCCTGCTGCTGATCTGCTCCCAGCACGGCGACGAGCCCTCCGGCCGCGAGGCGTGTCTGTCCACCGTCCGCGACCTCGCCTACGCCAAGGACCGCCGGACGCGGCGCTTCCTGGAGCGCACCCAGGTGCTCGTCGTCCCGACCGCCAACCCCGACGGCCGCGCCGCCGACACCCGCGGCAACTCCGACGGTGTGGACATCAACCGCGACCATGTCGCGCTCGCCACCGCCGAGTCCCGCGCGATGGCGGGCGTCATCCGCGACTGGCGCCCCGACACCGTCTACGACCTGCATGAGTACGGGGCGACCGTCCCGTACTACATGAAGGACCTGCTGGCGCTGTGGCCGCGCAACCTCAACACCCAGGACCCGGTGCACCACGAGGCGCGGACCCTGTCGGACACCTATGTGCGCCCCAGCGTGGAGGCCGCGGGCCACACCACCGGCGTCTACGGCATCTGGACCGACCCCGAGACCGGGGAGCCGGTCAAGCAGGTGGCGGGCGACGGACAGGAGCGGATCCTGCGGAACACCGCGGGCGTCAAGCACTCCGTGGGGCTGCTGGTCGAGACCCGGGTCGACCCGCTCACCGATGCCGAGAAGGCCGACCCGGCCGTCAACAACCGCCGCCGGGTGGGCTCCCATCTGGCCGCCCTGAACGGCGCCTTCGACTTCATCACCGAGCGCCGCGGACGGATCGAGGCGGCCACGACGGCGGCACGGCTGGCCGGCTACGCGGACCGGGGCCCGGTCTACCTCGGCGGCGCGGACAACGAACCGCCGGAGGAGGGCACGGTCCTGCAGGATCCGCCGTGCGGCTACCGGCTGGACGCCGCCCAATACGGCGAGGTGCGGGACGAACTGGCCCTGCACGGGGTGACGGTCCGGCCCGCCAAGGGCGACGGAGGTGCCTTCGTGCCGCTGCGCCAGTCGGCCCGCGCGCTCGTACCGCTGCTGCTGGACGGCCGCGCCGCGTACCACCTCACTGCCGGGCAGCCGGTGGACAAATGCTGA